A portion of the Drosophila innubila isolate TH190305 chromosome 3L unlocalized genomic scaffold, UK_Dinn_1.0 0_D_3L, whole genome shotgun sequence genome contains these proteins:
- the LOC117786562 gene encoding SRSF protein kinase 3 isoform X1 — MDSWWMHSSEFELGHDLGATCPKEANATVSTFNWTIVRQNYIHFYQLLLIFASRVNHLLGEFVDTLSRDEVFVYGLQFCLLLFFLYLMHLLKRWSSDGVVNGTSSNTSQVTKELSCDFNFVSEQEKRAAQEAAAEAMLEVEEKRRRKRFTKKRNCVSAGPVLIALRHQSQRHKGHRRTVLNFEPISPRECILENYLAPREQPLTISLPTSVVEQQQQKDISSTAPTGLDQEDVDLVTFISEPRGTLSTTDEIYPDSPDSSLYGSDEEQEDASQYCRGGYHPVVIGDIFDNRFRVVRKLGWGHFSTVWLCRDLKDEKYVALKVVKSAPHYIETAADEIRLLEAIRDADSLDVKRERIVRLMNHFTVRGVNGVHTCLVFEALGCSLYKLIVKNNYQGLAISQVRNIIKQVLEGLDYLHSKCSIIHTDIKPENILLVIDNAAAMNQQIDDEINSLRVKGADFPDSYISSIEKQTKTRAKWPLIEPNGSTNTNTSNTSTANNSTSSTPLAAIVMSSLDKDDTTTSSTLNSNTTSSLASKYSSLLGDNECNGIGLLGVGGGGGGVDSPIIGGSTNLSNRYRAEKKITAKSSIDEDADTDILGDNSTIASDTPTEHDVSLSTSNVCPNSDKNQIQNQSQSQSYTHTIQSLINNSHVRVKIADLGNACYDYHHFTEDIQTRQYRSIEVLLGAPYNYTADIWSTACLAFELATGDYLFDPHAGESYSRDEDHLAHIVELLGSIPQSVILRGKHGLKYFTSYGSLRNITKLKPWSLLNVLVEKYDWDPVEAKKFSDFLLPMLEYNPVIRASAAECLQHPWLEQEEFV; from the exons atggaCAGTTGGTGGATGCACAGCTCGGAATTTGAGCTGGGGCACGATTTGGGTGCCACTTGCCCCAAGGAGGCCAATGCCACAGTGTCGACCTTTAACTGGACTATAGTCAGACAGAACTATATCCACTTCTATCAGCTGCTCTTGATCTTTGCAAGCAGAGTGAATCATTTGCTCGGTGAATTCGTTGACACTCTGTCCAGGGATGAAGTCTTCGTTTATGGCCTGCAATTTTGCCTGCTTCTCTTCTTCCTCTACCTGATGCACCTGCTGAAACGTTGGAGCAGTGATGGCGTGGTAAATGGAACCTCTAGTAACACATCCCAAGTCACAAAGGAGCTGAGCTGTGACTTTAACTTTGTCTCGGAGCAAGAGAAACGGGCGGCACAAGAGGCAGCTGCCGAGGCGATGCTGGAGGTGGAGGAGAAGCGACGTCGCAAGCGGTTCACCAAGAAGCGGAATTGCGTCTCGGCCGGACCGGTACTTATCGCACTGCGCCACCAATCTCAGCGACACAAAGGTCACAGGCGTACCGTATTGAACTTTGAGCCAATCTCGCCCAGGGAATGCATCCTGGAGAACTACTTGGCGCCCAGGGAGCAACCCTTGACGATTAGTCTACCGACTTCTGTTgtggagcaacagcaacagaaagaCATAAGCAGCACAGCTCCCACGGGACTCGACCAAGAGGATGTGGATTTGGTAACGTTCAT CTCGGAGCCACGTGGAACGCTGAGCACCACAGATGAGATCTACCCAGACTCCCCGGATAGCAGTCTATATGGCTCGGACGAGGAGCAAGAGGATGCCTCACAGTATTGCCGTGGTGGCTATCATCCGGTGGTCATTGGCGACATATTTGACAATCGGTTTCGTGTTGTGCGCAAACTCGGCTGGGGACACTTTTCCACCGTGTGGTTGTGCCGAGATCTCAA GGATGAAAAATACGTGGCTCTTAAAGTGGTCAAAAGTGCTCCACATTACATAGAGACGGCAGCAGATGAGATTCGCCTGCTGGAGGCGATACGCGACGCGGATTCCCTCGACGTGAAGCGAGAGCGAATTGTCCGACTGATGAATCACTTTACAGTGCGAGGAGTTAACGGTGTCCACACCTGCCTGGTGTTCGAGGCACTCGGCTGCAGTCTGTACAAGCTGATTGTGAAGAACAACTACCAAGGATTGGCTATTTCCCAGGTGCGCAACATCATCAAGCAGGTGCTCGAGGGACTTGACTACCTGCATAGCAAGTGTAGCATCATCCACACGGACATTAAGCCCGAAAACATTCTCCTGGTGATCGACAATGCAGCAGCGATGAATCAACAGATCGACGATGAGATCAACAGTCTGCGAGTGAAAGGCGCCGACTTTCCCGATTCGTATA TTAGTTCGATTGAGAAGCAAACAAAGACTCGGGCCAAGTGGCCGCTGATCGAACCGAATGGTTCAACGAACACAAACACGAGCAACACGAGCACAGCGAACAACTCGACATCATCGACTCCACTGGCCGCCATTGTGATGTCCTCGCTGGACAAGGACGACACGACGACCTCGTCCACACTCAACTCCAACACAACCTCCTCGCTGGCCTCCAAATATTCGAGTCTCTTGGGCGACAACGAGTGCAACGGCATTGGACTGCTCGGCGTGGGGGGAGGAGGCGGAGGAGTTGACAGTCCCATTATCGGAGGCTCTACGAATTTAAGCAATCGTTATCGAGCCGAGAAGAAAATCACTGCCAAG TCTTCTATTGACGAGGACGCAGACACCGACATCCTCGGTGATAATAGCACCATTGCCAGCGACACGCCTACCGAGCACGACGTTAGTCTAAGCACAAGTAACGTTTGTCCAAATTCTGATAAG AATCAGATCCAGAATCAGAGTCAGAGCCAATCCTATACGCACACAATTCAATCGCTGATCAACAACAGCCATGTGAGAGTAAAGATCGCCGATCTGGGCAATGCCTGTTATGAT TACCATCACTTTACGGAGGATATACAGACACGACAGTACCGATCCATTGAGGTTCTGTTGGGGGCACCCTATAATTATACCGCCGATATCTGGAGTACAGCGTGTTTGGCCTTTGAGCTGGCCACTGGTGATTATCTGTTTGATCCTCATGCTGGAGAATCCTACAGCCGTGACGAGGATCATCTAGCGCACATTGTGGAGCTGCTCGGATCGATACCACAATCGGTGATACTACGTGGAAAGCACGGACTCAAGTACTTCACCAGCTATG GCAGCCTACGCAACATTACCAAACTGAAGCCCTGGAGTCTACTCAATGTGCTCGTGGAGAAATACGACTGGGACCCGGTGGAGGCAAAGAAGTTCTCTGATTTTCTGCTGCCAATGCTCGAGTATAATCCAGTTATAAGGGCGTCGGCAGCGGAGTGCCTGCAGCATCCCTGGCTGGAGCAGGAGGAGTTCGTCTAG
- the LOC117786562 gene encoding SRSF protein kinase 3 isoform X2, giving the protein MDSWWMHSSEFELGHDLGATCPKEANATVSTFNWTIVRQNYIHFYQLLLIFASRVNHLLGEFVDTLSRDEVFVYGLQFCLLLFFLYLMHLLKRWSSDGVVNGTSSNTSQVTKELSCDFNFVSEQEKRAAQEAAAEAMLEVEEKRRRKRFTKKRNCVSAGPVLIALRHQSQRHKGHRRTVLNFEPISPRECILENYLAPREQPLTISLPTSVVEQQQQKDISSTAPTGLDQEDVDLVTFISEPRGTLSTTDEIYPDSPDSSLYGSDEEQEDASQYCRGGYHPVVIGDIFDNRFRVVRKLGWGHFSTVWLCRDLKDEKYVALKVVKSAPHYIETAADEIRLLEAIRDADSLDVKRERIVRLMNHFTVRGVNGVHTCLVFEALGCSLYKLIVKNNYQGLAISQVRNIIKQVLEGLDYLHSKCSIIHTDIKPENILLVIDNAAAMNQQIDDEINSLRVKGADFPDSYISSIEKQTKTRAKWPLIEPNGSTNTNTSNTSTANNSTSSTPLAAIVMSSLDKDDTTTSSTLNSNTTSSLASKYSSLLGDNECNGIGLLGVGGGGGGVDSPIIGGSTNLSNRYRAEKKITAKSSIDEDADTDILGDNSTIASDTPTEHDVSPKLNVNANAIPSQNQIQNQSQSQSYTHTIQSLINNSHVRVKIADLGNACYDYHHFTEDIQTRQYRSIEVLLGAPYNYTADIWSTACLAFELATGDYLFDPHAGESYSRDEDHLAHIVELLGSIPQSVILRGKHGLKYFTSYGSLRNITKLKPWSLLNVLVEKYDWDPVEAKKFSDFLLPMLEYNPVIRASAAECLQHPWLEQEEFV; this is encoded by the exons atggaCAGTTGGTGGATGCACAGCTCGGAATTTGAGCTGGGGCACGATTTGGGTGCCACTTGCCCCAAGGAGGCCAATGCCACAGTGTCGACCTTTAACTGGACTATAGTCAGACAGAACTATATCCACTTCTATCAGCTGCTCTTGATCTTTGCAAGCAGAGTGAATCATTTGCTCGGTGAATTCGTTGACACTCTGTCCAGGGATGAAGTCTTCGTTTATGGCCTGCAATTTTGCCTGCTTCTCTTCTTCCTCTACCTGATGCACCTGCTGAAACGTTGGAGCAGTGATGGCGTGGTAAATGGAACCTCTAGTAACACATCCCAAGTCACAAAGGAGCTGAGCTGTGACTTTAACTTTGTCTCGGAGCAAGAGAAACGGGCGGCACAAGAGGCAGCTGCCGAGGCGATGCTGGAGGTGGAGGAGAAGCGACGTCGCAAGCGGTTCACCAAGAAGCGGAATTGCGTCTCGGCCGGACCGGTACTTATCGCACTGCGCCACCAATCTCAGCGACACAAAGGTCACAGGCGTACCGTATTGAACTTTGAGCCAATCTCGCCCAGGGAATGCATCCTGGAGAACTACTTGGCGCCCAGGGAGCAACCCTTGACGATTAGTCTACCGACTTCTGTTgtggagcaacagcaacagaaagaCATAAGCAGCACAGCTCCCACGGGACTCGACCAAGAGGATGTGGATTTGGTAACGTTCAT CTCGGAGCCACGTGGAACGCTGAGCACCACAGATGAGATCTACCCAGACTCCCCGGATAGCAGTCTATATGGCTCGGACGAGGAGCAAGAGGATGCCTCACAGTATTGCCGTGGTGGCTATCATCCGGTGGTCATTGGCGACATATTTGACAATCGGTTTCGTGTTGTGCGCAAACTCGGCTGGGGACACTTTTCCACCGTGTGGTTGTGCCGAGATCTCAA GGATGAAAAATACGTGGCTCTTAAAGTGGTCAAAAGTGCTCCACATTACATAGAGACGGCAGCAGATGAGATTCGCCTGCTGGAGGCGATACGCGACGCGGATTCCCTCGACGTGAAGCGAGAGCGAATTGTCCGACTGATGAATCACTTTACAGTGCGAGGAGTTAACGGTGTCCACACCTGCCTGGTGTTCGAGGCACTCGGCTGCAGTCTGTACAAGCTGATTGTGAAGAACAACTACCAAGGATTGGCTATTTCCCAGGTGCGCAACATCATCAAGCAGGTGCTCGAGGGACTTGACTACCTGCATAGCAAGTGTAGCATCATCCACACGGACATTAAGCCCGAAAACATTCTCCTGGTGATCGACAATGCAGCAGCGATGAATCAACAGATCGACGATGAGATCAACAGTCTGCGAGTGAAAGGCGCCGACTTTCCCGATTCGTATA TTAGTTCGATTGAGAAGCAAACAAAGACTCGGGCCAAGTGGCCGCTGATCGAACCGAATGGTTCAACGAACACAAACACGAGCAACACGAGCACAGCGAACAACTCGACATCATCGACTCCACTGGCCGCCATTGTGATGTCCTCGCTGGACAAGGACGACACGACGACCTCGTCCACACTCAACTCCAACACAACCTCCTCGCTGGCCTCCAAATATTCGAGTCTCTTGGGCGACAACGAGTGCAACGGCATTGGACTGCTCGGCGTGGGGGGAGGAGGCGGAGGAGTTGACAGTCCCATTATCGGAGGCTCTACGAATTTAAGCAATCGTTATCGAGCCGAGAAGAAAATCACTGCCAAG TCTTCTATTGACGAGGACGCAGACACCGACATCCTCGGTGATAATAGCACCATTGCCAGCGACACGCCTACCGAGCACGACGTTAGTC ctaAACTAAATGTCAATGCCAATGCAATTCCTTCGCAGAATCAGATCCAGAATCAGAGTCAGAGCCAATCCTATACGCACACAATTCAATCGCTGATCAACAACAGCCATGTGAGAGTAAAGATCGCCGATCTGGGCAATGCCTGTTATGAT TACCATCACTTTACGGAGGATATACAGACACGACAGTACCGATCCATTGAGGTTCTGTTGGGGGCACCCTATAATTATACCGCCGATATCTGGAGTACAGCGTGTTTGGCCTTTGAGCTGGCCACTGGTGATTATCTGTTTGATCCTCATGCTGGAGAATCCTACAGCCGTGACGAGGATCATCTAGCGCACATTGTGGAGCTGCTCGGATCGATACCACAATCGGTGATACTACGTGGAAAGCACGGACTCAAGTACTTCACCAGCTATG GCAGCCTACGCAACATTACCAAACTGAAGCCCTGGAGTCTACTCAATGTGCTCGTGGAGAAATACGACTGGGACCCGGTGGAGGCAAAGAAGTTCTCTGATTTTCTGCTGCCAATGCTCGAGTATAATCCAGTTATAAGGGCGTCGGCAGCGGAGTGCCTGCAGCATCCCTGGCTGGAGCAGGAGGAGTTCGTCTAG